CGAGGCAAGCTCGCTCACCACAGTAGAATCAGTGTTTCCAGGCGGCCGCATTCACCAAGTTTTTTGGTCGCTCACCTGCCAACGCCTGCAACAGATTATCCACCGCACATTTGGCCATGGCCTCCCGCGTCTCATGGGTGGCCGAACCGATATGCGGCGTCGCGACGACATTGTTCAAACGCAACAACGGCGAGCCGTGATCCAGCGGCTCCTTCTCAAACACATCCAACCCCGCCGCCCGAATGGTGCGTTGTTGCAGCGCTTCCACCAGCGCTGCTTCATCCACCACTTTGCCCCGCGAAATGTTGATGAAGATCGTCTCCGGCCCCATCAGCGCGAACTGTTCGGCGCCAATCAATTTCTCGGTTTCAGCGGTGAGCGGCAAGGTCAGGCAAACAAAGTCGGCCTGTTGCAGCAAGTCGTTCAGGCTGCGGAATTGTGCACCAAAACGCGCTTCCACTGCCGGCTTGGGCGAATGGCTGTGATAGATCACCGGCATGCCAAAGCCAAAATGCCCACGCTGGGCCAGCGCTTCGCCAATGCGGCCCATGCCGATGATGCCCAGGGTCTTGCCATGCACGTCGCTGCCGAAATGCGCCGGGCCGATGTTTTTGTTCCACTGGCCGGCACGCACCATGTCGGCCAGTTCCACCACACGCCGCGCGGTGGCGAGGATCAGCGCAAAACCGGTGTCGGCGGTGGTTTCAGTGAGTACGTCGGGGGTGTTGCTGAGCAGGATACCGCGCGCGGTCAGGTAGTCGATGTCATAGTTGTCGACGCCAACCGACACGCTGGCCACGGCTTGCAACTGCGGCGCCAGGTCGAGCAGCTTGGCGTCCAGGCGCAGGCTGGCGCCCAGCAGGCCGTGGGCGCCGGGCAGGGCGTCGCGCAGCTT
The genomic region above belongs to Pseudomonas azotoformans and contains:
- a CDS encoding 2-hydroxyacid dehydrogenase; this translates as MKKSVVLYKKLSAPLMARLHEQADVTLIEALDDTGVAKLRDALPGAHGLLGASLRLDAKLLDLAPQLQAVASVSVGVDNYDIDYLTARGILLSNTPDVLTETTADTGFALILATARRVVELADMVRAGQWNKNIGPAHFGSDVHGKTLGIIGMGRIGEALAQRGHFGFGMPVIYHSHSPKPAVEARFGAQFRSLNDLLQQADFVCLTLPLTAETEKLIGAEQFALMGPETIFINISRGKVVDEAALVEALQQRTIRAAGLDVFEKEPLDHGSPLLRLNNVVATPHIGSATHETREAMAKCAVDNLLQALAGERPKNLVNAAAWKH